A window of Hymenobacter aerilatus contains these coding sequences:
- the hisS gene encoding histidine--tRNA ligase, protein MKPSIPQGTRDFGPAVVARRNYIFGIIRRTFEKFGYAPLETPTLENLSVLTGKYGEEGDQLLFKVLNSGNFLKKQKGDVVKEEVTPDDLLAGPRQVLPKIAEKGLRYDLTVPFARYVVMNRGTLTFPFKRYQIQPVWRADRPQRGRYREFYQCDADVVGTDSLLCEAEIVLMMCEVLNGLGLTEFTIKINHRRVLSAIYHALGGEGTETALFTAIDKLDKIGQDGVEKELRDKGFGDDALGRLFALLGVEGTFGEKLERLQAAFVTAGVTPENEDGYKGLQDLARVQELLQGFGFAQFDHLDFDVTLARGLSYYTGCIFEIKINNVNMGSVSGGGRYDNLTGAFGLPGVSGVGFSFGVDRLYDCLEELQLFPTDATTTTRCLLVNFDAESETAVLPVLRQLREAGIASELYPEAGKLKKQFQYADQKGIPYVLLQGSEERAAGVVKLKTMQTGEERTLPLSEVVAELSN, encoded by the coding sequence ATGAAACCCAGCATACCGCAAGGTACCCGTGACTTTGGACCGGCCGTAGTAGCCCGCCGCAACTATATCTTCGGCATCATTCGCCGCACGTTCGAGAAGTTTGGCTATGCCCCGCTCGAAACCCCTACCCTCGAAAATCTGTCGGTGCTGACGGGCAAGTACGGCGAGGAAGGTGACCAGCTGCTGTTTAAGGTGCTCAACTCGGGCAACTTCCTGAAAAAGCAGAAAGGCGATGTCGTAAAAGAAGAAGTCACGCCCGACGACCTGCTGGCCGGCCCTCGCCAGGTGCTGCCTAAGATTGCCGAGAAAGGCCTGCGCTACGACCTGACGGTGCCCTTTGCGCGCTACGTAGTAATGAACCGTGGCACGCTTACATTCCCCTTCAAGCGCTACCAGATCCAGCCCGTGTGGCGCGCCGACCGCCCCCAGCGCGGCCGCTACCGTGAGTTCTACCAGTGCGACGCCGATGTGGTGGGCACCGACTCGCTGCTCTGCGAGGCCGAGATTGTGCTGATGATGTGCGAGGTACTGAACGGGCTGGGCCTGACGGAATTTACTATCAAGATCAATCACCGCCGCGTACTGAGCGCCATCTACCATGCGCTGGGCGGCGAGGGCACCGAAACGGCCCTGTTCACGGCCATCGACAAGCTCGACAAAATTGGGCAGGACGGCGTGGAGAAGGAGCTGCGCGACAAGGGTTTTGGCGACGACGCGCTGGGCCGGCTGTTTGCTCTGTTGGGCGTGGAGGGCACGTTTGGCGAAAAGCTGGAGCGCCTGCAAGCGGCCTTCGTGACGGCTGGCGTAACGCCCGAAAATGAAGACGGTTACAAAGGCTTGCAAGACTTAGCGCGGGTGCAGGAGCTGCTGCAAGGCTTCGGTTTCGCACAGTTCGACCATCTTGATTTCGACGTGACTCTGGCCCGCGGCCTGAGCTACTACACGGGCTGCATCTTCGAAATCAAGATCAACAACGTGAACATGGGCAGCGTGTCGGGCGGCGGCCGCTACGACAACCTAACCGGGGCCTTTGGCCTGCCGGGCGTGTCGGGGGTAGGCTTTTCCTTCGGCGTCGACCGGCTCTACGACTGCCTGGAGGAACTGCAACTATTCCCTACCGACGCGACGACTACTACGCGCTGCCTGCTTGTAAATTTCGATGCCGAGAGCGAAACCGCCGTGCTACCCGTGCTGCGCCAGCTGCGCGAAGCCGGCATTGCTAGCGAGCTGTATCCGGAGGCCGGTAAACTGAAAAAGCAGTTTCAGTATGCCGACCAGAAAGGCATTCCTTACGTGCTGCTGCAAGGCTCGGAAGAGCGGGCGGCCGGAGTAGTGAAGCTGAAAACCATGCAGACCGGCGAGGAGCGGACGTTGCCGCTGAGCGAAGTTGTGGCGGAGCTAAGCAACTAA